The DNA window ccaaaaaaatatgtaatattttattccatGATATAAACATAAGTGCAATTTTAGGtctaattttattagaaattattataataaaaactgttttatcatttaaactCTGAATATTCAGAGAAAGGAATTTTAACTCATATTAGCACAGAAAAaagacatatataaaataataagcaaaaacgaaagaataaaataggaaaaaaaaaaaaattattaattctcatattttaacaatacaaaaagtgtataataataccattttacaaatatatattttgcttatatatttttcctaaCATAGAAAATTGTTTCctatgaataaattataaaaccataaatatatgttaatttagCATCCTCCcatgtacaaatataaaaacaagtaGAAAGATTCATTCATTCCATATGTTTACAAGCATACCAGTAATTGTAACCTtccattaaaatatatatttaattttgtgtaAATACGTCAGTATGACTAAGATATCTTAGAGCAATTACTTTGTATACATAGAACATATAGCACAGAAAAAGTTTTAATAGTTTCaaatacaatattatataaggaaaataaaataagaattactttttataacttttcttatatttttcttaaaaaatttatttcgaTTAGTATCGGAATAGTTACAATAGAAATAAATGAtacacttaaaaatatacaattaaataTGCGTTAATAATTTAGGATTCAGTAATTATTAGTGAATATacgaaaaacaaaaaatcgtatttaaatgtattttcatataataatttacttCTATAGATTActctatttttctattatttataatcgGAAGTATGCAGTTATCgcgttaaaaaattaaaataaaatttgatttcctttttttgcaACTATTTTAAACAATTGGGCTTAACTATTTTGGTAACGTTATTTTTACGGAAACATTTCATAGCATGCTTTtcagtaatataaataaatatatatttatttatttacttaatCATATTAAGTgcaatatatgtatatattaattagagACTAccataattataacaaaatatattttatggtGCCTTTAGGTTAATGCGAATAGGCATGGTGAACTTTTAGAGTTCATAAATTATAGAATACCTTTTAAATAGgacaataataattaataatattttgccATAAAAAATACTGTTTATGtcacaaaattatatttattcgtCATATACAGTGCttgataatttatttcatttttttttttttttttttgttccccTAATGTATCCAAAATTTTAAGATATCTGCTTCATTGACTTAATATGTTTTCATTGTAATATCGTTATGATACATTTTGATCATGTCCTTACCATTTTATAGGTTGTTGTTTTGTATTAATTAATCGTATTAGTCTACTTTATTCATAGTTTATATAGaatttacatgtatatcATCTTCTCCTATCCAATCCTTTATTTCAtctgtaaaattattttcttccttATAATCAAAAATTTCAGTATTTTCACTATTTTCCAAAACATTGTTTCCCTTTTCAACAACATTTTCTATAATGTGATATTTCctatctaaatttttttctgaattaCATTCATTTATTGAACTGTCTAAATATGATTCCttattttctacatttttctcttttttgcaCTCCTCTAATATTGTCATAAATACAAGCACACACAattttgataataatttttttttaatatacttatataattcttcgCAACTTTTGTTATGTTCCAtttcttctatatttattagtgaTACACTATTTTCAGTTCcttcattttcatattcatctaatatattatcaaatTCATTTGTTAATCCCTTTAACCAGTCCTGTTCCAAATAATGTTCTACAATTTTACCTCTGTTTGATATCCATCCTCTCCATGcatctttttctctttctaaATGTGaacctttttcattttcgtttaaatatttcttgtTTAATTCTTCCGTTTCATTTACCATggctttctcttttttccattcatttttcaaattattaaaccaatcttcttttttcaatttttcagaaAGATTTCTGTGCATTTCTATCCATTTAttccatataatttttttttcttcaatatCATTgctacatttaatattttccatttgatcaccatttattaaattaggATAGGTTCtatgtttttcatatttgtatTCTTCTAGACATACTGCTAAAAATTcacctttttttaattcccaTTCTTCATTTCTGAATTCCTCAAGTACTTCCATATGTACTTCTATAATAGTTTTGGATCTgtccttttttctctttagcatatttgtattatttatagtgttatgttcatgtatttttaatttttttatgatttcttcatcatcatGTATCGTCTGATCCAAATGATCATCTGATAAAAGTATGTCTTTTTTAACAGAATGCGAAGGTAGTAGTATTCTGAGGAATTTAACTTttcttcttatatttttcttctttttaaacTTCCCCATTAGAGCGTactaaaatacaaaataaatatacttaaaagttatattattacaattatcaaatatttataatgtttttaatacttaattttatattacttttataaaaaaagaagacacaataataattagaaatgttattaaaaacGATGATACATATGGGTTATGTGAATTTGCTACTGGACCTGCATTaacgttatatatatatattaatttgtttagatattacaaaaatagaaaagaaagTAGAATTAATGTTACCTTGAATTTTAGAGTCTACAGGAGTAGTAGGAGGAGGTTTAGGATGTGATACATCAGTAGCTGCGGGTATAGTTTTAATATGACTATCTGCTTCTAATTCTGGGCTACCTGGTGATTTTACTATAGAACTAGTTAATATTTCCTGTGAAGATGAAGAATGTGTAATAGCATCTGGTTTTTGAGTAATTGAATCTTGTGTATCTTTGTCTAAATTAGTTAAACTTGCTTGATTTCTGTCTTCTGCTGTTGTTTGAAGTTGAGACTGATCTGAACGTGAACCTTCAGGTAAACTGCTTGGTTGACGTTCAGATGGACTATGCTGACCATCAGGTGGACGTTCCACTTGTGATGGACTTTGATCTTGAGATACTGGCGAATCTTCAGCATTGACTTGATCTAATTTGGATCTgcttatttctttttgttccGTTGGAGCTTGAGTAGATGCATCTGGTTTCGGCAGTAGGCATTGAGGAAGTTTATTGAATGTACTAGTAT is part of the Plasmodium malariae genome assembly, chromosome: 14 genome and encodes:
- the PmUG01_14010400 gene encoding STP1 protein codes for the protein MENCTTRDYTGIGYGASEYVMENEFKEARKQISSFTASLRTKKNKKEFRDECLKLIDYLITIKDNPPKYTNPKRWVPVLRNYFGNKFDKLTQYGGCPMTFDKKDRDLLELKYNALDFCGKNISYKNKLFAFRKGGSSTYSCNNNSDCIKHCKEYEEWFISKKEYFESNRNLISESCIFKNTSSQFPEKNCNILDTSTFNKLPQCLLPKPDASTQAPTEQKEISRSKLDQVNAEDSPVSQDQSPSQVERPPDGQHSPSERQPSSLPEGSRSDQSQLQTTAEDRNQASLTNLDKDTQDSITQKPDAITHSSSSQEILTSSIVKSPGSPELEADSHIKTIPAATDVSHPKPPPTTPVDSKIQGNINSTFFSIFYALMGKFKKKKNIRRKVKFLRILLPSHSVKKDILLSDDHLDQTIHDDEEIIKKLKIHEHNTINNTNMLKRKKDRSKTIIEVHMEVLEEFRNEEWELKKGEFLAVCLEEYKYEKHRTYPNLINGDQMENIKCSNDIEEKKIIWNKWIEMHRNLSEKLKKEDWFNNLKNEWKKEKAMVNETEELNKKYLNENEKGSHLEREKDAWRGWISNRGKIVEHYLEQDWLKGLTNEFDNILDEYENEGTENSVSLINIEEMEHNKSCEELYKYIKKKLLSKLCVLVFMTILEECKKEKNVENKESYLDSSINECNSEKNLDRKYHIIENVVEKGNNVLENSENTEIFDYKEENNFTDEIKDWIGEDDIHVNSI